One genomic region from Arthrobacter pigmenti encodes:
- a CDS encoding glucose-6-phosphate isomerase produces the protein MATLYVNASGAAAEAIERATPELVQDQVASRIMAKDQTLWGPEAEEEAAIRLGWVDLIEASRALLPSIERLRTDLSADGVNHLVLCGMGGSSLAPEVITRTAGVELTVLDSTDPDQIVKVLADRLETTAIVVSSKSGSTVETDSQRRIFEQAFTDAGVDARSRIIIVTDPGSPLDESARAAGYRAVFNADPNVGGRYSALTAFGLVPSGLAGADISALLDDAESISEFLGDDDAGNVGLRLGAVLGATLPLRDKIVFVDEGSGIAGLGDWVEQLIAESTGKLGTGVLPVVVEEDAPELSSGAPDVLAVHLVSPDANAEPVGDAVAVGGSLGSHLLVWEFATAVAGRLLGINPFDQPDVEAAKKAARGLLDAQPEAEAPNFVDGAVEVRGGAALLGTAHTLGEALEALFGALEPGGYLAVQAYLDRIGEAALADIRPELARTTGRPVTFGWGPRFLHSTGQFHKGGSAVGAYLQITGAPQEDLSIPERPFTFGELISAQAAGDAQVLEDAGRPVLRLHLADRAAGVKQLREVIEHLSGTAAKDGNG, from the coding sequence ATGGCAACCCTCTACGTCAACGCATCCGGGGCGGCCGCCGAAGCAATTGAACGTGCTACCCCTGAGCTCGTACAGGACCAGGTGGCCTCGCGCATCATGGCCAAGGACCAAACACTCTGGGGTCCCGAAGCAGAAGAGGAAGCAGCGATCCGGCTCGGCTGGGTTGACCTCATCGAAGCCTCCCGCGCCTTGCTGCCTTCCATTGAGCGGCTCCGCACCGACCTCTCAGCCGACGGCGTGAATCACCTGGTGCTGTGCGGCATGGGCGGTTCCTCGCTCGCGCCCGAGGTCATCACCAGGACAGCCGGGGTGGAACTTACGGTCCTGGATTCAACCGATCCGGATCAGATCGTCAAGGTGCTGGCCGACCGGCTGGAAACAACGGCAATCGTGGTTTCGTCGAAGTCCGGTTCCACCGTGGAGACGGACTCCCAGCGGCGGATCTTCGAGCAGGCCTTCACCGACGCCGGCGTGGACGCGCGCAGCCGCATCATTATCGTGACCGATCCAGGTTCACCGCTGGATGAGTCTGCGCGCGCGGCAGGCTATCGGGCTGTGTTCAACGCCGACCCGAACGTTGGCGGCCGTTATTCGGCCCTCACCGCCTTCGGTCTGGTTCCTTCCGGCCTCGCCGGTGCGGATATCTCGGCGTTGCTCGACGACGCTGAGTCCATCAGTGAGTTTCTTGGCGATGACGACGCCGGCAACGTCGGTCTCCGCCTCGGAGCGGTACTGGGCGCAACCCTCCCGCTGCGCGACAAGATCGTCTTCGTAGACGAGGGTTCCGGAATTGCCGGACTCGGTGACTGGGTGGAGCAACTCATCGCCGAGTCCACCGGGAAGCTTGGAACCGGTGTGCTTCCCGTGGTCGTCGAAGAGGATGCACCCGAGCTGTCCTCGGGCGCTCCCGACGTCCTCGCGGTCCACCTGGTCTCGCCGGACGCGAACGCGGAACCGGTTGGTGACGCCGTAGCGGTCGGGGGAAGCCTCGGTAGCCACCTGCTGGTATGGGAGTTCGCGACCGCCGTCGCCGGCCGGCTTCTCGGAATCAACCCGTTCGACCAGCCCGATGTTGAAGCAGCGAAAAAGGCGGCCCGTGGGCTCCTTGATGCCCAACCGGAAGCCGAGGCGCCCAACTTCGTTGACGGCGCCGTCGAGGTTCGTGGCGGTGCGGCGCTGCTCGGAACAGCGCACACGCTGGGCGAAGCGCTTGAGGCGCTGTTCGGCGCGTTGGAGCCCGGCGGCTACCTGGCCGTTCAGGCCTACCTCGACCGGATCGGTGAAGCTGCGCTGGCGGATATTCGTCCGGAGCTCGCAAGGACAACCGGACGCCCGGTGACCTTTGGTTGGGGTCCGCGGTTCCTGCATTCGACCGGCCAATTCCACAAGGGCGGCTCTGCTGTGGGTGCCTATCTCCAGATCACAGGCGCTCCGCAGGAGGATCTTTCTATCCCGGAAAGGCCGTTCACCTTCGGCGAGCTCATTTCCGCACAGGCTGCAGGAGACGCCCAGGTCCTTGAAGATGCCGGACGTCCGGTGCTTCGCCTGCACCTCGCCGATCGTGCTGCCGGAGTGAAGCAGTTGCGCGAGGTCATTGAACACCTGTCCGGTACTGCAGCTAAAGACGGAAACGGGTAA
- the zwf gene encoding glucose-6-phosphate dehydrogenase, with protein MPENNSRIRNPLRDPRDRRLNRIAGPSSLVLFGVTGDLARKKLMPAVYDLANRGLLPPSFALVGFGRRDWSDEQFAEEVRSSVKQYARTPFNDTVWEQLSAGIRFVQGNFDDDDAFVELKKTVEELDATRGTRGNHAFYLSIPPKAFELVCQKLSEHGLAQAEEGKWRRVVIEKPFGHNLESARELNSIVEQVFPPDAVFRIDHYLGKETVQNILALRFANQLFEPLWNANYVDHVQITMAEDIGIGGRAGYYDGVGAARDVIQNHLLQLLALTAMEEPISFNAEDLRAEKEKVLAAVKLPEDLSTHSARGQYDGGWQGGELVNAFLDEDGIPTRSTTETYAAIRLDINTRRWSGVPFYLRAGKRLGRRVTEIAVVFKRAPNLLFRDHGEGDFGQNAVVIRVQPDEGATIRFGSKVPGTQMEVRDVTMDFGYGHSFTESSPEAYERLILDVLLGEPPLFPRHQEVELSWKILDPFEEYWATLASAPEKYVPGSWGPASADELLERDGRTWRRP; from the coding sequence ATGCCGGAGAACAACAGCAGAATCAGGAATCCCCTCCGCGACCCGAGGGACCGGCGGCTCAACCGGATCGCAGGTCCGTCATCGCTTGTCCTGTTCGGTGTGACGGGCGACCTTGCCCGCAAAAAGCTCATGCCGGCTGTGTATGATCTCGCGAACCGCGGACTGCTTCCACCGAGTTTCGCGCTCGTTGGCTTCGGCCGACGCGACTGGAGCGACGAGCAGTTTGCGGAGGAGGTCCGCTCCTCGGTGAAGCAGTATGCGCGCACGCCCTTCAACGACACCGTCTGGGAGCAGCTGTCCGCCGGTATCCGTTTTGTGCAGGGCAACTTCGACGACGACGACGCCTTCGTCGAGCTGAAGAAGACCGTCGAAGAACTTGACGCCACCAGGGGCACCCGCGGCAATCACGCGTTCTACCTGTCCATCCCGCCCAAGGCGTTCGAACTCGTCTGTCAGAAACTCTCCGAGCACGGCCTCGCGCAGGCCGAGGAGGGTAAGTGGCGCCGGGTTGTCATCGAGAAGCCCTTCGGCCACAACCTGGAATCGGCGCGGGAGCTCAACAGCATCGTCGAGCAGGTCTTTCCACCGGACGCGGTGTTCCGGATTGACCATTATCTGGGCAAGGAAACCGTCCAGAATATCCTTGCGCTCCGGTTCGCGAACCAGCTCTTCGAACCACTCTGGAACGCAAACTATGTTGACCACGTCCAGATCACCATGGCCGAGGACATCGGCATTGGAGGGCGAGCCGGCTATTACGACGGCGTTGGTGCCGCCCGCGACGTCATCCAGAACCACTTGCTGCAGCTACTTGCATTGACGGCCATGGAGGAGCCAATTTCCTTCAATGCCGAGGACCTGCGCGCGGAAAAAGAGAAGGTACTCGCAGCAGTCAAGCTGCCCGAGGACCTCTCGACCCATTCCGCCCGCGGCCAGTACGACGGCGGTTGGCAAGGCGGTGAGCTGGTCAACGCTTTCCTCGACGAGGACGGCATTCCTACCCGGTCCACCACCGAGACCTACGCAGCCATCCGACTCGATATCAATACCAGGCGGTGGAGCGGCGTACCGTTCTACCTGCGCGCGGGAAAGCGCCTGGGACGCAGGGTGACGGAGATCGCCGTCGTCTTCAAGCGCGCACCGAACCTTCTGTTCCGTGACCACGGTGAAGGGGACTTCGGACAGAACGCCGTCGTCATCCGCGTTCAGCCGGATGAGGGCGCGACCATCCGATTCGGGTCAAAGGTGCCCGGCACGCAGATGGAAGTACGCGATGTCACCATGGACTTCGGGTACGGCCATTCGTTTACCGAATCCAGTCCGGAAGCATATGAGCGGCTCATCCTCGACGTGCTGCTCGGCGAGCCGCCCCTCTTCCCGCGTCACCAGGAAGTGGAACTGTCGTGGAAGATTCTCGATCCGTTCGAGGAGTACTGGGCAACACTGGCGTCTGCCCCGGAAAAGTACGTTCCCGGCAGCTGGGGTCCGGCATCGGCTGATGAACTGCTGGAACGCGACGGAAGGACCTGGAGGCGGCCATGA
- the tal gene encoding transaldolase, with protein sequence MTPTPTAALSDAGVSIWLDDLSRERITSGTLKALITERDVVGVTTNPSIFAAALKNGESYSAQVKQLAAAGADVDTAVFEITTTDVAQACDVFAPVAEKTGGVDGRVSIEVDPRLARDTQGTIAEARRLFDAVERTNVHIKIPATVEGLEAISTTLAAGISVNVTLIFSLERYRAVINAFMLGLEQAKENGHDLSTIHSVASFFVSRVDAEIDKRLDALGTDEAAGLRGKAGLANARLAYQVYEEAFSSERWQVLAAGGARPQRPLWASTGVKDPAYPDTLYVTGLVADGVVNTMPEKTLEATADHGEVTGDTITGAYDESNELLNRLENLGISYKEVVELLEEEGLDKFVVSWNELLETVTTALESAKG encoded by the coding sequence ATGACTCCCACCCCCACCGCGGCCCTTTCCGACGCCGGCGTGTCCATCTGGCTGGACGACCTCTCCCGTGAGCGGATCACCTCAGGCACCCTGAAGGCGCTCATCACCGAGCGCGACGTCGTCGGCGTCACGACGAACCCGAGCATCTTCGCAGCAGCCCTGAAGAACGGCGAGTCCTACTCTGCGCAGGTGAAGCAGCTCGCTGCAGCCGGGGCCGACGTCGACACCGCAGTTTTCGAGATCACCACCACCGATGTGGCGCAGGCGTGCGACGTATTCGCGCCAGTTGCCGAGAAGACCGGAGGCGTTGACGGCAGGGTCTCGATCGAGGTCGATCCACGTCTTGCCCGCGACACTCAGGGCACAATCGCGGAGGCACGCCGTCTCTTCGACGCCGTTGAACGCACCAACGTCCACATCAAGATCCCGGCAACCGTTGAGGGTCTCGAAGCCATCTCGACAACTCTCGCCGCGGGAATCAGCGTCAACGTCACGCTGATCTTCTCACTTGAACGCTACCGTGCCGTGATCAACGCCTTCATGCTCGGGCTCGAGCAGGCGAAGGAGAACGGCCACGACCTCTCAACTATCCATTCCGTTGCCTCGTTCTTTGTTTCGCGGGTGGATGCCGAGATCGACAAGCGCCTAGATGCCCTCGGCACCGACGAGGCCGCCGGACTGCGCGGCAAGGCAGGCCTGGCAAATGCACGCCTCGCCTACCAGGTGTACGAGGAAGCCTTCAGCTCTGAGCGGTGGCAGGTCCTTGCCGCCGGGGGTGCCCGCCCGCAGCGTCCGCTCTGGGCTTCGACCGGTGTGAAGGACCCTGCGTACCCCGACACCCTGTACGTAACCGGCCTGGTCGCTGACGGCGTTGTGAATACCATGCCGGAAAAGACACTTGAGGCCACCGCTGACCACGGCGAGGTCACCGGGGACACCATAACCGGCGCGTACGACGAGTCGAACGAACTCCTGAACCGCCTCGAGAACCTCGGGATTTCCTACAAGGAGGTTGTCGAACTGCTCGAGGAAGAGGGCCTGGACAAGTTCGTCGTCAGCTGGAACGAGCTTCTGGAAACCGTCACCACGGCGCTCGAATCGGCGAAGGGCTAG